In one Arenibacter antarcticus genomic region, the following are encoded:
- a CDS encoding NAD(P)-dependent oxidoreductase, which translates to MHKIFITGGTGCIGSATIYKLLESEEVSKIIVASRANNTDSLKLWLGEDLDPRLEFETLDVADYKAMEEVLIRINPTHIIHLGAYQSPDCSQYHIKGMEINTGGTMALFDVAEKLRNLKRFVFASSAAVYGMRAMYPNPGITEDAQLAPPNHYGIWKLAGEHLARLFHNNTKVPTVCLRINTTYGKGRDKGKTSAPTNALKAIAMGAVKGEVLPFEMPYQGRENYHFVEDVGAHFAACALSDFTGFGAFNIKGETIAIEDFLEIVRQEATALGIGKFAQLSILEGAEPNLFVSDLSHEKIDRTFNGLPLTPIGEGVRKSLKEFKDMAEKGILNYSVQGS; encoded by the coding sequence ATGCATAAAATATTTATAACTGGCGGTACAGGTTGTATAGGATCGGCAACGATTTACAAATTATTGGAATCCGAGGAGGTTTCTAAAATTATTGTGGCTTCGCGTGCCAATAATACGGATTCCTTAAAATTATGGTTAGGGGAGGATTTAGATCCTAGGCTGGAATTTGAAACCTTGGATGTGGCCGATTATAAGGCAATGGAAGAAGTGCTGATACGCATAAATCCTACTCATATTATTCATTTGGGAGCCTATCAAAGTCCTGATTGTTCCCAATACCATATAAAAGGTATGGAAATTAATACCGGTGGTACCATGGCCCTTTTTGATGTAGCAGAAAAACTACGTAATTTAAAGCGATTTGTATTCGCAAGTTCGGCTGCTGTATATGGAATGCGTGCTATGTACCCAAACCCGGGTATTACCGAAGACGCGCAATTAGCGCCTCCCAATCACTACGGAATTTGGAAATTGGCGGGAGAACATTTGGCAAGATTATTTCATAATAACACCAAAGTGCCCACAGTTTGCCTAAGGATCAATACCACCTACGGGAAGGGGAGAGATAAAGGAAAGACCTCTGCTCCTACAAATGCTTTGAAAGCTATTGCTATGGGAGCGGTTAAGGGGGAAGTACTCCCTTTTGAAATGCCCTACCAAGGACGTGAAAATTATCATTTTGTGGAGGATGTAGGTGCTCATTTTGCAGCGTGTGCGTTATCGGATTTTACTGGATTTGGTGCTTTTAATATCAAGGGAGAGACCATAGCTATAGAAGATTTTTTAGAAATAGTAAGGCAAGAGGCTACGGCATTGGGGATTGGGAAATTTGCGCAACTTTCCATATTGGAAGGGGCAGAGCCCAACCTCTTTGTATCGGACCTTAGTCATGAAAAAATTGACCGTACTTTTAATGGATTACCATTAACGCCAATAGGGGAAGGAGTCCGTAAATCACTTAAGGAATTTAAGGATATGGCGGAAAAAGGAATATTAAACTATTCAGTCCAAGGCTCATGA
- a CDS encoding Gfo/Idh/MocA family protein: MKTVKIGLLGAGDIADLHAEAINSMDGAELVGLWNRTAEKGVLKAEKYGCRTYKTEEELLQDPEIDAVFILTNMETHCDYTIRAAQAGKHILVEKPAASSISELEKMKAAVEKAGVKCMPVHNYIYEDGIQRTKKMIQEGRLGDITQFYMMYNIHHADDIRARYPGVIRQILTHHSYTMLYLAGMPKTISCIKHTVDSTLAPQENVAMANIQMQNGSLSHLSASFANDDHSGDPWTCIIKVIGTKGSTRYSYRDWVINARHGAHSQTYECYPESIKNTTTHFVDKVLRNNEEPLSNLEDAISCQKIIEACEKSVKEGIHVNFN; this comes from the coding sequence ATGAAAACCGTAAAAATTGGATTGCTTGGGGCGGGGGACATTGCCGATTTACATGCCGAGGCAATAAATTCTATGGACGGTGCGGAATTGGTGGGTCTCTGGAACAGAACAGCGGAAAAGGGTGTTCTAAAAGCTGAAAAATACGGTTGTAGGACTTATAAAACGGAAGAGGAACTCCTACAGGATCCAGAAATAGATGCGGTTTTTATATTGACAAATATGGAAACACATTGTGATTATACCATAAGGGCCGCTCAAGCTGGGAAACATATTTTGGTTGAAAAACCAGCAGCTTCAAGTATTTCGGAGCTGGAAAAAATGAAAGCTGCGGTGGAAAAAGCGGGAGTAAAATGTATGCCCGTACACAACTATATCTACGAAGACGGAATCCAAAGGACCAAAAAAATGATCCAAGAAGGGCGATTGGGAGATATTACCCAATTTTACATGATGTACAATATCCATCATGCGGACGATATTAGGGCGAGATACCCTGGGGTAATCCGCCAAATACTTACACATCACAGCTATACCATGCTGTATTTGGCAGGAATGCCGAAAACCATTTCCTGTATAAAACACACAGTAGATTCCACTCTTGCCCCACAGGAAAACGTGGCCATGGCAAATATCCAGATGCAGAATGGGTCATTGAGTCATTTATCGGCCAGTTTTGCCAATGATGATCATTCTGGAGATCCATGGACCTGTATTATAAAAGTAATTGGAACCAAGGGAAGTACCCGTTATAGTTACAGGGATTGGGTGATTAATGCCCGTCACGGCGCTCATTCACAAACCTATGAATGCTATCCAGAATCCATAAAAAACACCACAACACATTTTGTGGATAAAGTATTGCGTAATAATGAAGAACCGCTTTCTAATTTAGAAGATGCCATCAGTTGTCAAAAAATTATTGAGGCCTGTGAAAAATCGGTAAAAGAGGGAATTCACGTCAATTTTAATTAA
- a CDS encoding PVC-type heme-binding CxxCH protein, which produces MNLNKKWILGKISLVILITIAVSSCKDRSNTIPLQKESSIVLIGNNLSSRMMNFGHFETEMQLRYPDSLLFIRNMADGGNTPGFRPHSSRNSPWAFPGAEVFQTELAQNSGSIGHFDTEDEWLSRLKADVVIAFFGYSESFQGKEGLENYKEELNAFIQHTLRQNYNGMEAPKLAIVSPIAFEDLSAEMDLPNGIKENENLSMYTEAMREVAAENKVLFLDAFTPTKKWYGTEKDNLTADGFQLNDFGYQKFATLLADGIFGKEKAVAEGNRNLVHDAVMEKNWFWHNDIKIPNGVHAYGRRYDPFGPNNYPYEVEKIREMTAIRDTAIWQAAKGQTLDLAAADAKTKKLPPVETNYLPSNKNGSPEYLYGQDALEKITVPEGYKLELFASEEEFKDLANPVQMSFDNKGRLWVGVMPSYPHYRPGDSKPNDKLLILEDTNNDGKADKQTVFADGLHLTIGFEFAPEGVYVSQGTNLVLLKDTDGDDKADVKEIILSGFDDHDTHHAISAFAADPSGAIYMGEGVFLHTNVETAYGPVRGTNGGFYRYSPQRHHLERTAQLSIPNPWGIAFDEWGQNFFAHTSGPDMTWMMPGSIKSRYGVANPLPENLIEDAHRVRPTSGLEFVSSRHFPDNVQGDFIINNTIGFLGTKQHSMEDDPESAGYLSKHKLDLVTSTDPNFRPVDMEFAPDGSLYFLDWHNVLIGHMQHNARDPLRDHVHGRVYRITYPSKPLVEPAKIVDASVSELLDNLKLPEFRTRYRTRRELRGRDANEVLTSLTEWVKTLDKNDPKYEHHVLEGLWVSWGLNEIDEKILAQVLNSKDFRARAAAVRVARYGGHQLADQAEILMKGAQDEHPRVRLEAMVAASWLTKEVGLPIVKKVGEKPLDSWMQKPYEAATAHLNGHKLGEDPEANKINTQLKGKEREVYIKGAAIYAREGFCITCHQPNGKGLESSGFPPLAGSHWVTGSEDRLIKLTINGMMGPIEVLGKTYPGQVPMTPFGGMLNDDEIAAVLTYVRNTFGNKASVIDPAKVKQVREEIKDKKGFYTAEELLKEHPKE; this is translated from the coding sequence ATGAACTTAAATAAAAAGTGGATCCTTGGAAAAATCAGTCTAGTGATCTTAATTACAATTGCAGTAAGTAGTTGTAAGGATAGGAGTAATACTATACCCCTACAGAAGGAATCAAGTATAGTGCTGATAGGTAATAACCTAAGCTCTAGGATGATGAATTTTGGACATTTTGAAACAGAGATGCAGCTGCGATATCCAGACAGTTTGTTATTTATCAGAAATATGGCCGATGGGGGCAATACTCCCGGATTTAGGCCACATTCTTCCCGGAATTCGCCTTGGGCATTTCCTGGGGCAGAAGTTTTTCAAACCGAATTGGCACAAAATTCGGGAAGTATTGGTCACTTTGACACCGAAGATGAGTGGCTGTCCAGATTAAAAGCGGACGTAGTTATAGCCTTTTTTGGGTATAGCGAATCCTTTCAGGGAAAAGAGGGATTGGAAAACTATAAGGAGGAACTGAATGCCTTCATTCAGCATACGCTAAGACAGAACTATAATGGAATGGAGGCTCCTAAATTGGCCATTGTGTCCCCAATTGCCTTTGAAGACCTTTCAGCGGAAATGGATTTACCGAACGGGATCAAAGAGAATGAAAACCTCTCTATGTATACCGAGGCGATGCGCGAGGTGGCTGCTGAGAATAAGGTGCTTTTTTTAGATGCTTTTACACCCACTAAAAAATGGTACGGTACCGAGAAAGATAATCTGACGGCAGACGGATTTCAATTGAACGATTTTGGATATCAAAAGTTTGCCACTTTACTAGCCGATGGCATATTTGGAAAGGAAAAAGCTGTAGCAGAAGGAAACCGTAATTTGGTGCATGATGCCGTAATGGAAAAAAACTGGTTCTGGCATAATGACATTAAAATTCCAAACGGGGTGCATGCTTATGGAAGACGCTATGATCCTTTTGGGCCCAACAACTATCCCTATGAGGTGGAAAAAATTAGGGAGATGACCGCAATTCGGGATACGGCAATTTGGCAGGCGGCTAAAGGGCAAACTTTGGACCTTGCAGCAGCTGATGCCAAAACCAAAAAACTCCCTCCTGTAGAAACAAATTACCTGCCTAGTAATAAAAATGGGAGTCCAGAGTACTTATATGGGCAAGACGCCCTAGAAAAAATCACCGTACCTGAGGGTTATAAATTGGAATTGTTCGCATCCGAAGAAGAATTTAAAGACCTGGCAAATCCTGTGCAAATGTCCTTTGATAATAAAGGTCGGTTATGGGTAGGGGTAATGCCAAGTTATCCTCATTACAGACCTGGAGATAGTAAGCCAAATGATAAACTACTTATTTTAGAAGATACAAATAATGATGGCAAGGCGGATAAACAAACCGTATTTGCCGATGGCCTGCACTTGACCATAGGATTCGAGTTTGCTCCTGAGGGCGTTTATGTATCCCAAGGAACCAATCTAGTGCTCCTAAAAGATACCGATGGGGACGATAAGGCCGATGTAAAGGAAATAATACTAAGTGGTTTTGATGATCATGATACCCATCACGCTATCAGTGCCTTTGCTGCCGACCCTTCTGGGGCCATTTACATGGGCGAAGGTGTTTTTCTACATACCAATGTGGAAACTGCCTATGGTCCGGTAAGAGGCACTAATGGTGGATTTTATAGGTATAGTCCACAACGGCACCATTTGGAACGTACCGCACAACTCTCCATTCCCAATCCATGGGGAATTGCCTTTGATGAATGGGGACAAAATTTCTTTGCACATACCTCCGGTCCTGATATGACTTGGATGATGCCCGGGAGCATTAAATCGCGCTACGGGGTGGCAAATCCTTTGCCTGAAAATTTAATAGAGGACGCCCATAGGGTAAGGCCTACCTCTGGATTGGAGTTTGTATCTAGTAGGCATTTTCCTGATAATGTACAAGGGGACTTCATAATAAACAATACCATCGGATTTTTAGGGACCAAACAACATTCTATGGAAGATGACCCGGAATCCGCGGGATACCTTAGTAAACATAAGCTGGATTTAGTGACCTCTACCGATCCTAATTTCCGCCCTGTAGATATGGAATTTGCACCCGATGGGTCTCTATATTTTCTGGATTGGCACAATGTTTTGATCGGACATATGCAACACAATGCAAGAGATCCCCTTAGAGATCACGTCCATGGTAGGGTGTATAGAATCACCTATCCCTCCAAGCCATTAGTTGAACCAGCAAAAATTGTAGATGCCAGTGTATCTGAATTATTGGATAACTTAAAATTACCCGAATTTCGTACCAGATATAGGACTAGAAGGGAGTTAAGGGGAAGGGATGCCAATGAAGTGTTGACCTCATTAACAGAATGGGTGAAAACCTTGGATAAAAACGATCCCAAGTACGAGCACCATGTTTTGGAAGGATTATGGGTAAGTTGGGGATTAAATGAGATTGATGAAAAAATATTAGCGCAGGTGTTAAATTCTAAAGATTTTAGAGCCCGTGCCGCAGCTGTAAGAGTAGCAAGATATGGTGGGCATCAATTGGCTGATCAAGCCGAAATATTGATGAAGGGAGCACAAGACGAACATCCCCGGGTACGTTTGGAAGCCATGGTGGCCGCCTCTTGGTTAACAAAAGAAGTTGGATTGCCCATAGTGAAAAAAGTGGGGGAGAAGCCCTTGGATAGTTGGATGCAAAAACCTTACGAAGCTGCAACCGCTCATTTAAACGGACATAAGTTGGGAGAGGATCCCGAAGCCAATAAAATTAATACCCAGCTAAAGGGTAAAGAACGGGAAGTCTATATTAAAGGGGCAGCGATCTACGCCAGAGAAGGATTTTGTATCACTTGCCATCAACCAAATGGTAAAGGATTGGAGAGTTCAGGATTTCCACCGCTTGCAGGCTCCCATTGGGTTACAGGCAGTGAGGATCGACTCATAAAATTGACTATAAATGGAATGATGGGCCCTATAGAAGTACTAGGGAAAACATATCCCGGGCAGGTTCCCATGACCCCCTTTGGTGGTATGCTGAACGATGACGAAATAGCTGCGGTACTCACTTATGTGCGAAATACATTTGGAAACAAAGCTTCAGTTATTGATCCTGCTAAAGTAAAGCAGGTCCGAGAGGAAATTAAGGATAAAAAAGGATTTTATACCGCGGAAGAATTATTGAAGGAGCATCCAAAGGAATAA
- a CDS encoding PKD domain-containing protein, which yields MKITKIISLFLLPLLLVNCSDDAPATPLADFQFLVEGTQVTFNGTIANANTISWDFGDGASSTEEDPIYAYSNIGTFNVTMTVTGENGSFSETKKVTILPSTEILLTGGQARTEGKSWRLKKAYTSGKEGAGMVENEMGLLLPSQKNLLELVGLGASYEDTFTFFHDGKYVVNNMDGQSLMGLVYASIFHGAEITAVSYDVNNVPLAHVLYTPATDTTWEIMKGDFIVDGAAGPVNFTNKTQLILGEYLGFKDSKVLVILKEITETTMNVALGIHTEPTVYDKPTLLFHLSFESL from the coding sequence ATGAAGATCACAAAAATAATTAGCCTGTTCCTGCTTCCCCTCTTACTGGTAAATTGCAGCGATGACGCGCCAGCTACTCCCTTAGCTGATTTTCAGTTCTTGGTAGAAGGCACCCAAGTTACATTTAACGGAACTATAGCCAATGCCAATACCATTTCATGGGATTTTGGTGATGGTGCAAGCAGCACGGAAGAAGACCCTATTTATGCCTATTCTAACATAGGAACTTTTAATGTTACAATGACCGTTACCGGTGAAAATGGAAGTTTTTCCGAGACCAAGAAAGTAACCATCCTCCCTTCCACAGAAATTTTATTGACCGGTGGACAAGCTAGAACGGAGGGTAAATCATGGCGATTAAAAAAAGCCTATACTTCTGGAAAGGAAGGAGCAGGAATGGTAGAGAATGAAATGGGACTTTTGCTGCCCTCTCAGAAAAACCTACTAGAGCTAGTGGGATTAGGTGCCTCCTATGAGGATACCTTCACCTTTTTTCATGATGGAAAATATGTGGTGAACAATATGGACGGACAGAGTTTAATGGGGTTGGTCTATGCTAGTATTTTTCACGGTGCGGAAATTACAGCTGTCTCCTATGATGTTAACAATGTGCCTTTGGCACATGTGCTCTATACTCCTGCAACAGATACTACCTGGGAGATCATGAAAGGTGACTTTATAGTTGATGGGGCTGCAGGGCCAGTGAATTTCACCAATAAAACTCAACTTATCCTTGGTGAATACCTAGGGTTTAAGGATAGTAAAGTTCTGGTAATACTTAAGGAAATTACGGAGACTACTATGAATGTGGCTTTGGGGATCCACACAGAACCCACTGTTTATGATAAGCCTACACTATTGTTTCATTTATCCTTTGAATCCCTTTAG
- a CDS encoding SusD/RagB family nutrient-binding outer membrane lipoprotein — MKNIQNTIVTAVVVIMIGLGFFSCEKHLDDLRDNPNAVTQIDDAALFTKAVRSLFQGTTDQSVSRFAGQYAHYFVAGSTARPPDQYGDGFDENYNSMFTGMYGGTIRHIEEVLEITTAVETKNEVRHAMAEVIAVLGYARITDAFGDIPYTEGGKGKSEGILQPKYDTQQSIYQNMMQRLGSSINLLKNADPAMGYPNSDPIFNNDLEKWVRFANSVRLRLAMRIRYADNSLSKQTVSLCLANPLMEDNSHNATLVETEGNGNTWFGNRTGHPSIKMSTKLIDQLQGSDDPRLSVYVSKDQQGNYSGMINGLGDVAFGNSNFAAKSDMGLALSSKDSELYLINAAEVWLLRAEAALAYDNDPITANILFRKGIETSMLQWDVESADITDFLSTPTANLSGSNSEEQIGTQMWLALTPNFFEAWNYIRRTGFPIIAERTDSNLSRGVTNGIMPKRFLYSSFELSSNNDNVTQAIDNQGGNKIDVPVWWDKN, encoded by the coding sequence ATGAAAAACATACAAAACACCATAGTAACAGCAGTTGTTGTCATAATGATAGGATTGGGTTTCTTTTCATGTGAAAAACACTTAGACGATCTTAGGGACAATCCCAATGCCGTTACACAAATAGATGATGCGGCCTTATTCACCAAAGCGGTCAGAAGTCTTTTCCAAGGGACCACCGATCAATCAGTTTCCCGATTTGCAGGCCAATACGCTCACTATTTTGTAGCGGGCAGTACGGCGAGACCACCTGACCAGTACGGAGATGGCTTTGATGAAAACTACAACAGTATGTTTACCGGTATGTACGGAGGTACCATTAGGCATATTGAAGAGGTATTGGAAATTACAACCGCCGTAGAAACCAAAAATGAAGTGAGGCATGCCATGGCCGAAGTTATAGCTGTTTTAGGTTATGCCCGAATTACAGATGCCTTTGGCGACATTCCATACACAGAAGGGGGGAAAGGTAAATCTGAAGGTATATTACAGCCCAAATACGACACTCAACAATCCATATATCAAAATATGATGCAACGTTTAGGGAGCAGTATCAACCTACTTAAAAACGCAGATCCCGCAATGGGATACCCCAATTCGGACCCCATCTTTAACAACGATCTAGAAAAATGGGTGCGTTTTGCCAATAGCGTTCGGTTACGATTAGCAATGCGTATACGGTATGCAGACAATAGTCTGTCCAAGCAAACTGTAAGCCTATGTTTGGCCAACCCTTTAATGGAAGATAACAGCCATAATGCAACACTAGTAGAGACGGAAGGAAATGGGAATACGTGGTTTGGGAACCGTACAGGACACCCATCTATTAAAATGTCCACAAAACTTATCGATCAATTACAAGGGTCGGACGATCCCAGATTATCAGTTTATGTCAGTAAAGATCAACAAGGAAATTATTCCGGTATGATCAATGGTCTTGGCGATGTGGCTTTTGGAAATTCCAATTTCGCTGCCAAATCGGATATGGGACTTGCCCTCTCCTCCAAAGATAGTGAGCTCTATTTAATAAACGCCGCTGAAGTATGGCTCTTGCGAGCTGAAGCTGCCTTAGCTTACGATAACGATCCTATAACGGCCAATATCCTTTTCAGAAAAGGTATTGAGACCTCCATGTTGCAATGGGATGTGGAAAGTGCCGATATTACTGATTTTCTCTCCACCCCTACCGCCAATCTATCAGGAAGTAATAGTGAAGAACAAATAGGAACACAAATGTGGCTTGCTCTTACCCCCAACTTTTTTGAAGCTTGGAACTATATCCGTCGAACTGGATTTCCGATAATCGCAGAAAGAACAGACTCCAATTTAAGCAGGGGAGTAACCAACGGTATTATGCCAAAACGGTTTCTATATTCTTCCTTCGAACTTAGTTCCAATAACGATAATGTTACGCAAGCTATAGACAACCAGGGAGGCAATAAAATAGATGTACCAGTTTGGTGGGATAAAAATTAA
- a CDS encoding SusC/RagA family TonB-linked outer membrane protein codes for MNQLFYLLVVMGFSLSATAQRSISGQVLEKDTNIPLIGVTIIVKGTNKGTTSDFDGNYTLQEINDNTVVVYSFLGYTTQEIVVGNNNTLNVSLDINTQQMDEVVVTALNIQRDKESLGYSITQIAAEDINVARENNVMNSLSGKVSGLQITQSNTGVDGSSRVLLRGITTINGSNRPLVVVDGIPINNGGGGGSSWGGVDRGDALSDINPDDVASISVLKGAGAAAAYGSLGMNGVILIITKSGVKKKGVGISFNSNFSFTDVALTPDLQNEYGTGAFGGIAPMAGNGRPILDYPFSWSWGPKMEGQAFTDWLGRPGVYTPNPNKNPYKEFYSTGYSLANSVSFDGVNEKGSLRISITDEDGQGIISNNTISKQTLNLRGSTKLTDKFSVDGKMTYITSQIKNRPELAEGSANTALQLSLMPRDIRLSDVRNNIVNADGEEIKWNLDNTFNNPYWSQEFVKNMDEKDRFQGFISANWDINSHFNITGKTGMDYSVYDYISYGARGAQAISNGLGSYSHQSGKGNIWNSDILATYTTDISAFKITASLGASYRNEYSSYNNISGNDSKVPHFYQISNYKNSFSSEGISEKGIYSYYGLGQISYGGFLYLDATLRNDNSSTLPQENNSYWYHSENMSLLFSKLLGINDNILSMGKIRGSYAKVGNDTSPYRTQAVYNVDQTVTLPYTVGSIPGSLPSFDLRPETSKSWEVGSELGFFNNRIQLDFTYYETETTDQIMAVPLSGATAYSSKVINAGSIENKGYELQFNAIPFESDNFEWNLGFNFTKSNSKVIALNEGLESITLNTLWSVSVEARPGEEFGSLYGNDFLRDNFGRKLITNDGYAQRGDRVKLGNINPDWFGGITSNIRYKNLSLSTLISIQQGGEFYSYGRAYRMFFGTDERSLAGRETGIIEEGINESTGFDNTAPANAMLKQFSDVFTNEIATDQILDASNVKLREVALTFDFPSSMLDNTFIQSASLSAIGRNLFFFYNASGDIDPESSYSSGPAGSAFEHSSLPSTRSYGLNLKINF; via the coding sequence ATGAACCAACTATTCTATTTACTGGTTGTAATGGGTTTTTCCCTTTCTGCAACAGCGCAACGATCGATATCTGGTCAGGTACTTGAAAAAGATACTAATATCCCGTTAATAGGGGTAACCATAATAGTAAAAGGCACCAATAAAGGTACCACCTCCGATTTCGATGGCAATTATACTCTTCAGGAAATTAATGATAACACAGTAGTGGTATATTCCTTTTTAGGATATACCACCCAAGAGATTGTGGTCGGAAATAATAATACGCTCAATGTATCCTTAGACATTAATACCCAACAGATGGATGAAGTGGTGGTGACCGCACTAAACATTCAAAGGGATAAGGAATCCTTGGGCTATTCCATTACCCAAATCGCAGCGGAAGACATTAACGTCGCCCGGGAAAATAACGTAATGAACTCACTTTCGGGAAAGGTTTCCGGGCTCCAGATTACCCAATCCAATACAGGGGTAGATGGTTCAAGCAGGGTTTTGCTTAGAGGTATAACCACTATCAATGGCTCTAACAGGCCACTGGTGGTAGTAGATGGAATTCCAATCAACAATGGAGGTGGAGGAGGCTCTTCTTGGGGAGGCGTAGACCGTGGGGATGCATTATCGGACATAAATCCAGACGATGTAGCCTCTATCAGTGTCCTTAAGGGAGCAGGTGCGGCAGCGGCCTATGGCTCTTTGGGGATGAACGGGGTTATTCTAATTATCACCAAATCGGGGGTCAAAAAAAAGGGCGTAGGTATTTCATTTAATTCTAATTTTTCCTTTACTGATGTAGCCTTAACCCCAGATCTACAGAACGAATATGGTACCGGCGCCTTTGGTGGCATTGCTCCTATGGCAGGAAACGGAAGACCAATATTAGACTATCCGTTTTCTTGGAGTTGGGGCCCAAAAATGGAAGGACAGGCCTTTACGGACTGGTTGGGCCGTCCGGGAGTATATACTCCAAATCCCAATAAAAATCCTTACAAGGAATTTTATTCTACCGGATACTCACTTGCTAATTCCGTGTCCTTTGATGGAGTGAACGAGAAGGGTTCCTTAAGGATTTCCATCACCGATGAGGACGGACAGGGAATCATCAGCAACAATACCATATCCAAACAAACACTAAACCTAAGAGGATCTACCAAGTTAACCGATAAGTTTAGTGTAGATGGAAAAATGACCTATATTACCTCTCAGATAAAGAATAGGCCCGAACTGGCTGAAGGCAGTGCCAATACCGCCCTACAACTCTCGCTAATGCCACGGGACATTAGGCTCTCTGACGTAAGAAACAACATAGTAAACGCCGATGGTGAGGAAATTAAATGGAACCTAGACAATACCTTCAACAACCCATATTGGTCCCAGGAATTTGTTAAAAACATGGATGAAAAAGACCGTTTCCAAGGCTTTATTTCTGCCAACTGGGACATAAACAGTCATTTTAATATTACTGGAAAAACAGGTATGGATTATAGTGTTTACGACTATATCTCCTATGGAGCAAGAGGAGCGCAGGCCATAAGCAACGGACTTGGATCTTACTCACACCAGAGTGGCAAAGGCAATATCTGGAACTCGGATATATTGGCAACCTATACCACTGATATTTCAGCTTTTAAAATAACCGCAAGTTTGGGTGCTAGTTATAGAAATGAATACAGTAGCTACAATAATATTTCGGGTAACGACAGTAAGGTTCCCCATTTTTATCAGATCAGTAATTACAAAAATTCATTTAGTTCGGAAGGTATTTCAGAAAAAGGAATTTACTCCTATTACGGATTGGGACAAATCAGTTACGGCGGATTTTTATATCTCGATGCTACCTTGAGAAATGATAATTCCTCTACCCTGCCCCAAGAAAACAATTCTTATTGGTACCACTCCGAAAACATGAGTCTTCTATTTTCCAAGCTTTTAGGGATAAACGACAATATTCTAAGTATGGGCAAGATAAGGGGCTCTTATGCAAAGGTAGGTAACGACACCAGTCCTTATCGTACACAAGCAGTATATAACGTAGACCAGACTGTTACCTTACCCTATACCGTTGGGTCTATCCCTGGTAGTCTCCCTTCGTTCGACCTTAGACCGGAAACTTCAAAATCCTGGGAAGTAGGCTCTGAACTCGGGTTCTTCAATAATCGAATACAGTTGGATTTCACCTATTACGAAACCGAGACTACAGACCAGATTATGGCAGTACCCTTATCAGGTGCCACTGCCTATTCTAGCAAAGTGATTAATGCAGGAAGTATTGAGAATAAAGGGTACGAATTACAATTTAATGCAATTCCGTTTGAATCCGATAATTTTGAATGGAATCTAGGGTTCAATTTCACTAAGAGCAATTCCAAAGTTATTGCCTTAAACGAAGGCTTGGAAAGTATCACTCTAAATACACTTTGGTCCGTTTCCGTTGAGGCAAGACCTGGGGAAGAATTTGGGAGCCTTTATGGCAACGATTTCTTAAGGGATAATTTTGGTCGTAAATTAATCACCAATGATGGTTATGCCCAAAGAGGGGATCGCGTAAAACTAGGAAATATCAATCCAGATTGGTTTGGCGGCATCACCTCCAACATACGCTATAAAAACCTATCTCTAAGCACCTTGATCAGTATTCAACAAGGAGGGGAGTTTTACTCCTACGGACGTGCCTATAGAATGTTCTTCGGTACCGATGAACGCAGTTTAGCCGGTAGGGAAACCGGAATTATTGAAGAGGGTATAAATGAGAGTACAGGTTTTGACAATACGGCTCCTGCCAATGCCATGTTAAAACAATTCTCGGATGTCTTTACCAACGAAATTGCCACAGACCAAATATTGGATGCCAGTAATGTAAAGCTTAGGGAGGTGGCACTCACCTTCGACTTTCCTAGTTCCATGTTGGACAATACTTTTATCCAATCGGCCAGTTTATCGGCAATAGGTAGAAATCTCTTCTTTTTCTATAATGCTTCAGGAGATATTGACCCGGAATCCAGTTATAGCAGTGGTCCCGCAGGATCTGCCTTTGAACATTCCTCGCTTCCCTCTACCAGAAGCTATGGCCTTAATCTAAAAATTAATTTTTAA